The genomic DNA ACGGTTTTTTAAAGAGAAAAGCCATATCAGACTACAGCCTGAAAATGATTCTATGGATCCCATATATGCTAAGGATATCTATATTCTAGGGAAGGTTATAGGAGTTTATAGAAAATTATAAAATAGCGAGTAGCACTAGGTGCTACTCGCTATTTTATAGCCTGCCGCGGTGATACTTTCGTTCCCACACGAACAACTCGATCATCAGGTTTAAACTTGTCAGTAAATAAATGTTCACGCTCCACTTCTTTGCCACTCAATCTTTTAACCCTATATGTCGACACAACAAAGCCTTTTTGGCCCATATTTTCAATAATTTGCTTGCCATAATCTAATCTAGGATCTTGCTTTATTATTGTATTTGGTTCGATAACTTTTTCTTTGACTGATTCAACAATAACTTCTGGTCGACTTGGGTTATTTCGGCTTAAGATGTATACGGTAAGACTATCTTTACTTACCTGACTCAAAATATAAATATTGTGGGGCAAAACATTGCTGAATTTGAAGTCAAGCAAATTATCTGCTACCGTAGCATCCTGCCCAAGAGGTACATAACCAGGCGGTCGAAAATGTGAGGATCTTTCTAGGATTTTCATATCGGCAAGCAATACTGCATTATATAAAGTACTGCTTACTTGGCAGACTCCACCGCCAAAATCAGGCACAATCTTGCCTTCTATGAATACAGGCGCTTCCCTGTAGCCAAACTCTGCAATTCGAAGACCAACAAGATCATTAAATGAAAACACCTCACCCGGACGCAAGAGGGTTCCACTTATACTATTAGATGCTAAGGCGATATTTAGAACACGATTTTCATTGGCTAGATTAAATTGTGTTGTATACATGGAGATTATGCTATCAATTTCCTCAATATCAATGGTTTGAATTTTGGGCTTCACTTCAGTTACTGGAATGTCAACTATTACCGGAAAACCAACATTTAATTTTTCATGTAATGTAATAGTAAGCTGATCAATTGCAACTTTACGCCCACTGGTATCAGGCAGCTGGATTATTCTTAAACCATCTAATAATATTTTAGCGTCATGCGGTTCACGATCAATTTCATCTGCAATGCTTGCTATAATTTCACTCAATTGCTCCTTATTATATAATGGAGCTAATGGCACCTTGTATCCGCCATTAATAGTGAGGAACCTTTCTTGAAATTGCTGTAGTAAATTTCCTCGCCGACCAACATTATATGCTTGCTGAGCAAGTTTCTCTGTGTCCAGCTTCCACTTAATTTCATCGGTTCCTATCTTCCAATGATTTCCCTCAAAATTTAGTATAATAGGTGGATCATTAAGCCGGCGTCGAAAGCTAGCTTCAATTTTTTCTTCAGCTTCTTTAACTGAAAGTCCGCCAACGGCAATATCGCCAACCATTACACCATTATAAACTTTATCTGTTACCATAAAAGCCATATTAGTAGCAAAGAGGCTAATTGAACTAAAAAGCGCTATAATTCCTAAAAATAAAACAATGTTTACTATATCTTTATTTGTTGACATTCTCATATGATCACCTACCGATTTTTGCATAACTTCTCAGAACTGAAGAAATGCCAGCCTCTCCGACCAATCCACTTTATTTTTCAACATTCACAGCAGAAATTCCGTATGAGTCAAAGACTAACCAAAAGAACCCCGCAGCGACAGCGGGGTCCAAGTTTATTGAATGTTCATCGATAATTCTACAAATTTGCCAGCAAGTTTTGCTTTTTGAAGAACTTCCTCGGTAATTTCACCACCCTGATCAACTATCATCACGCCATTATCTGTCTCAATGCGCCGGCTGGCCTTCTTACCCAGGAGATATTTACGATGACGGTCATCAAACTTTTTGGCTGATTCATCAACAGTCTCATTTTTTACTTCAGGCTCAGGCTTTGTCTCGGCAATACTTTGGGTAGGAAATTCTTTTTTTGTTTGAACCGCCACATTATATTCACTATCTACCGAAACTTTCACGCTTGGAGACTTGACAGCTTCTTTATCAGAAATAATTAGGACCTCTTTACCAAAAGTTAGTATCTGATCAGACGATATCTGGGTGCTCTCACCGTTATTACGTTCAATTTCACAAGCACTTATTTTGCCAGTCTCATCAATAATTATTTCTATGACTTTGCCAAGAATACGACCAGTATTAGTCAAAACTTTTGTTCCCGTAACCTTAATATCAGCCTCTAATAATCTTTCAATATCTGGGATATCTTTATACCCTAATATATTTTCGACGCTTTCTACTGTTACTGCAAATTCCCCAATTGCAATGACGGCCGACATTGGCAACAGTTTTGCCCCTGTGTACCATTTTTCGTCATCAATTACAAGAGCTGTTACAACACCTCTGTCGGGATTAATCACAAAACTCTTTACTGTCCCAATTTCACGCCCTTGTGTAATGCCAATGACTGGTAAACCAAGAATATCCATTCCTTTTTTCATTATGCAACCTCCTAAATATATTAACTAATATTGCGCCATTCTATAAACTCTTTATTAATTTCATCTATAACTGCAGCGGGTATATCCTCAAACCGGGTACAAAATATTTTATTTTGAATAAGTGTGTTTTTTACAATACGCAAATAGGCTATAGCATCAATAAACTCTTTCTCAAGAACACTATTATTTAAGGCGGAAGCTATTCGTCGTCCTTCATCAAATGTACTTATAGCTTCGTCAAACTTACCTGCTTTTTTCTTTAAATTGCCAATTTCTACTAGCAAAAATGGCGCAGCATCACATTTAGGATATAATTTTAGCGCTTTTCTAAAAGCCATCATGGCTTGGGCAAAATTTTGCAACTCCTTTTGTTGAAAAGCATAATCCATAAGCTCGTCCAAATTATCCGATGGCAAAGTTTCTGCTAACATTATGGCCTCCTCCGCAACGTTAGGTTGTTGCACCTCAACATAACATTGATGCTCAGTACTTATGTTTTCGTGTTGCCCCCACTCAACCTTTGTCGAGATATTATTTGCGGATTCTATTGTTTCAGCCTCATCTTCGTCGTTAATCATAAGTTCTGGCTCTAATTCAACAAGCGAATCTTCTTTAATCAAGTTTTCTGGTATTTCGCCGCTTATAGATTCAGTATTGATTGTTCTAAGCTCATCCTTTATACTTTCAGACTCCGATTCAATAAATCGAGTTTCTTCATGCAAATCTTCAATTATCTCGACACTGCTTGTAGTATCAGCTATTATAAATTGGCTTTCTTCAGCCTGATCTTTTGCAGCCTGCATGCTGGCAACAGGCTGAGCTAAGGAAATAACTTCGTCTTTATAATCTATATTGATATATGTACTTCTGGACTTAGGCACGTCGCTTGTTTCAGTTGCGGCTATAGCATCTTCAGTACTATAGGAAAACGAGGCTTCATTTATGGGTTTTGAATCACTTATGGCACTAGTACGTATATCGCGCTTTATCATAAACTTATCATAGTAGGCAATAAAATAAGCGCATATTATCGCAATGCATGCCAATATGACCAAAGCACCGCCAAATCCGGTATAATTTATAACAACACGCGGGACGACCAAGCTAAGCAATGCAGCACAGCCAGCACACATAAGCAATGGTTTTAATTTTATTGGTAATTCAAAAACATTATTAGCTAATTTGTAAAAAACAAATGCAGAAATAGCGATAACCAATAATGTAATTATTACATATTCCACAGAATCCCACCAAAAAGTGAATTATAACTTAATCATTACTTTTTTCTACACACTTCGTGATTTTCCTTGTATATAAAGAAACAAATATGTAGAAATGGCTATTTTTTTGCGGAATTGCTATTCAGAATCTCTTCCGCTGCTCCCATTATTCCGATTGTTGAATGTTCGAAGGTTAACCCGCCCTGAAGATATACAGCATAAGGTTCTCTTATTGGACCGTCGGCGCTTAATTCTATTGACGCGCCTTGGACAAATGTACCAGCGGCCATTATAACAGCATCACTGTACCCCGGCATAGCACTTGCTTCTGGTCTCACATGCGCATCAACCGGTGAATACTTTTGCAAACCGCGGCAAAAAGCTACCATCTTCTCTGGCGATTTCAATTCGATAGCTTGTATTATATCACTGCGTCGTTCCTCCAATGCAGGTGCTGTTCGATACCCTAGTAGGGAAAAAACTGCCGAAGCGAAAATTGCCCCTTTCACAGCTTGTGCAGTTACATGCGGTGCTAAAAAGAGTCCTTGGTACAACAGTCTATTCTCGGTCAATGACGCCCCTAACTCGATCCCGATCCCTGGAGCTGTCAAACGACTAGCTGCCATCTCCACTAAATCAGCTTTGCCCGCAATATATCCTCCAGTTGGAGCTAACCCGCCCCCCGGATTTTTTATGAGAGATCCTGCCATTATATCTGCGCCAACTGCCGTGGGTTCTAGTATATCAACGAATTCACCATAACAGTTGTCCACAAAACAAATACAATATGGGTTTATACTCTTGATAGCCGAACAGATTTGCCCAATTTCCTCAATTGTTAATGGCGAGCGCATACTATAACCGCGTGACCTCTGAATGAGGGCAATTTTTGTTTTTGATGTAATCGCTTTTTGTATGCCAGTCATATCGACGCGACCATTAACGAGAGGTACCTCGCTATACTCAACACCAAATTCCTTTAGTGAACCATAAGTGTTACCATCACACCCTATTACCGTCCTCATCGTATCATATGGAGCACCTGCTATTGAAACAAGATTATCTCCAGGCCGAAGTATTCCAAAAAGGACAGTAGCTAATGCGTGCGTTCCCGACACGAACTGTGTGCGAAAGATTGCTTTTTCTGCTCCGCAAATATCAGCCCATACTTTATCAAGAGTATCGCGGCCACCATCGCTATAAGCATAGCCGGTAGTTGTTCCGAAGTGATAATCAGATACTCTATTATTACGAAAAACGTCTAATACTTTTTTAGTGTTAATCTCAGCAATTTCGTCAATGACAGTAAAGTAGGGTTGAGCTTGGTCTAGAGCTTGACGCTTAATGCTATTAATTGTATCAGAAAAGCTCATTAACTTAATACATCTCCTATCACATAAGAATTAAAATATGTCTGTTTTTCAGATGGCAATGCCGCTTTTACGTGTATACCATCTTCAAGGTATTCGATAATTTGAACATTAGCTATCTCATATAATTGCGACAGTATGCCGGAGTCATTATATGGTATTAAAAATTCCATGTCAACAACTATAGGCTTAACCTTCTCCTCAACCAGCCTAATTAACTGCTCTACTCCTTGACCATCAAGAGCGGAGATAGCAACGCTATCATCAACTCTAAGCAGGCGCTCGATAACCTTGCCATCTACTTTATCAATCTTATTATAGGCAGTTAAAATCAATTTATCAGCAGCGTTCAATTCCCTTAAAACTCTAAAAACAGCATTACTTTGCTCCTCATGCTGCGGGTGACTTGCATCAATAACATGAATAAGCAAGTCCGCTTGAACAACCTCCTCTAAAGTAGCCCGGAAAGCAGCAACGAGATGGTGTGGTAGTTTTTGAATAAAACCGACTGTGTCAGTCATTAGAACCTCAAAACCACTAGGCAGGTTGATTTTTCGAGTCGTCGGGTCAAGTGTGGCAAATAATTTATCCTCTGCAAACACATTAGCATTTGCAAGTGTATTGAGTAAGGTAGACTTTCCCGCGTTTGTATATCCAACAAGCGCCACTGTTGGGATTGCTGATGCTTGCCTTGCCTTGCGCTGCAATTCACGTTGTTTCTTAACATTGTCAATTTCTCGTCTGATATCATTAATCCGCGCTCGAATTTTCCTTCGATCAACCTCCAGTTTAGTTTCCCCTGGTCCACGGGTGCCAATTCCACCACCGAGCCTTGATAATACCAACCCCTGCCCGCTTAGTCTAGGCAGGCTATACTGAAGTTGAGCGAGTTCAACTTGAAGCTTACCCTCGTGCGTTCTTGCTCGCTGCGCAAAAATATCTAGAATAAGTGCAGTACGGTCTATAACCTTGACTCCCAAAATTTGCTCCAAGTTGCGCTGTTGCGCAGGTGAAATCTCATCGTCTAGAATTACAATATTCGCCTCTTGGGTTTGTACTAACAGACTGATTTCTTGCACCTTACCTCGGCCGATAAATAAACCCGAATCCGGTTTGTCCCTTTTCTGCCAAATTGTTCCGACGACCTCAGCACCGGCAGTTTCCGCAAGCTGTGCTAGCTCCTGCAAAGAGTCAGCGATATGCCATGCACTATTTGGTTGTTCTAGACCAGCCAGAATTGCCCTTTCAACATGATAAGTAGATGCTAACCGATCGACGTTGGTTAACTGATGTTCTAAGCCTTTTATTAGACTAACAAAATCAGCCTCTAGTACCTGTTCTATCGCTATCGGACCGACAATATCAATAACTGCAGACTCATTCCGGATACCCGTTAAGTAGCCAAAGCTTATTTCTGTTGCGATACCGTCATTCACGCCAACTGCAGCCATAAGATCAAACCGTTTCAATTTAAGAGCAGAAATATCAGCATCACTTAGCCTGCTAATTCCATTAGGATGGGAATGTATACACCGTATTCCACTTAACCTTGAATTGCTCCTGCGAGCATCAAATTCAGGTAACGATACAGTCTGTGAATCTCCTATGGATACAGCTACCACCTGTCCACGCCGGTTAATATAAATAGCAATTTCGCGTTTGATCTGTGTAGTGAGCTGAGTTAATGATTCAATTAGCTCTTCCGAGATAATTTGATTTGAAGGTATCACCAAATTATAAAGTCCTTCAAGATTCTCGATTAAATTTTTGCGTATCCCGCTTGTATCTCCATTAATTGCTGTCAAGTTTGCCACCCCGAAATTTATATTTATACCTGTAAGCTAAATCTTTTTATAAAGCCCTATAGACAAGATTAGAGGCTAGTTAGCCTCTAATCTACTTACCGCTGTAAAAACCAACCTTGCTAATTAGAATAATTACAGTCACTAGATAAAACATAGCTGCTCCTAACCTAATTACAAGATGTTTGGATGCTATACCAGGTATAACGAGTCTAATATTAAAACAATTTAAGCTAATTATACCAAAAAATATCAAAACGGACAAAACTGTAAAACAAAGAATACTTTTATGATAAGTTATCATCAACGTCAGAACTGTAATTAAGATAATTAATGCTCTGTACAGGCGTCGAAAAAAAATTCGAGAATTTTCGCGTTTACGCTCTAAACGAGATACTGACATTTTACCAACTCCTCTAAGTATTATGGGTAGAGGGGTCAGTCGTTATACAGCCTTCTTCACAGCTAAAAGTACTACCGGTATTACACAAAGTGCAGTAACCCTGTTCAAAAGACTCTTGCCTCATTATTAAGACGGCATCGGCTTTTCCTTGAACAAAGCCTTCCTTATAACCGATTCGTTTGCCGATTAAATAACTAATTATCAGTATAGCTATTAATAATATAGTCTTCTCAAGCATAGTTTCGCCTCCTTTGAAGCCAAACAATGCTGCCATAGAATATCGTCACCGCACATAGCACCGGAAAGAAAAGACTTCCTCCAACCTGCCATGATAGCAGTATGCTTAATAGGGCTAGCATGTACGACTCAACAAATCCAAAGCGCTGTGCAAAGTTCCGATTTCCTGACAACTGATCAGTTCGTGCATCAATGCAGTCATCGATTAATTGAATAGCCAGCGTAAACGCGAATGCAAATATCATAGTTCTCCAACCACATAGCCCGATTCCTAGCAAAAAGCTTATTACACACTCTTGAAAGCCTGTAAGTTTACTTGGGAAACACAGCTTTAAATCATGAAACATTCCAATCCCATAACTTGCTAAAAAAAGCGCCAAGCAAAGAGGCGGATTAAGATTAACAGCTAGACCTAGTACAAGCATAGCATAAACTGGCAAGCCCTTTCCTAGAAGAAGTGTCAAATTATAACTGCCAACAGCTTTATCTTGGTCATAATCTAAATAGTCATCAGTCATTTTTATTGCAGCGGCGCATAAAATGACTGAAACAAATGTTACTAAATCAAATATTTCTAGCCACACATGCCTTCACCTCTTTAAAGCCGGTCCCTTTAAGTCCGGAAATTGGTATAACAAGTGTGTTTGGGAATGTTGCTATCACTCTGGGCAAGTTAGCTTTTGCGGATGGCAAATCAATTTTATTAGCTAATAAAGCATAATTATGCCGTGATTTACCATAATTATAGACTTCAATATCAATATTGTTTGAGTTATCTTCGGGTTTAACGGAAAACGCAGTAATATCTACAATATGAAAAACATAGTCACAAGATCTGATCCAGTCAATGGTTTGAGCCATACCTCGTCTTACGGCTTCATCAGGATGGATTTGCGAAATTAATCCGCAAGTATCGGTCAGTTTAAAATTTACCATTGTTTTACCTAAAGACATCCTTAGTACTACTGTTTGCAATGACTTAGTTTTATGTAGAGTCATACCGCATAATTCGTGTTTTGCTTCTTCCAGTGTAAAGTGCCTACAGGTCATTAGTCCATCGTAGGTTCTAAAAGTCATATCAATCGTCTTGCTGCCTAAATAGCCGGCGAAATTGAGAGCAAACATAGTTTTGCCGCAATTTGGTTTTCCGACAATAACGAATTCCCTCATTCTTTCACCTCCATTAAGTCACAAGGTTCAAGAGATATTAATTCTTGGCGGGTTAAATTAGCTTTGGTAATCAATCGAACAGCCTGACGACGAATAGCCTTCTCAATAACATTACGTACAGTACGGGCATTACCGAAATTATCACTGCCTTGACTTTGCATTTGATATAACATCTTAACCAATACTTTTCTTGCCTCATGATCTAGCTTATATTGACGCTTAGAACATAGCTGTTCGGCAATTTGGAGAAGTTCCTGCTGATTGTAATCAGGAAACTCGATATGTATAGGGAACCGCGAATGTAGCCCCGGGTTCGTTTTAAGAAAACTATCCATCTCATCC from Veillonellaceae bacterium includes the following:
- a CDS encoding photosystem reaction center subunit H, with the protein product MKKGMDILGLPVIGITQGREIGTVKSFVINPDRGVVTALVIDDEKWYTGAKLLPMSAVIAIGEFAVTVESVENILGYKDIPDIERLLEADIKVTGTKVLTNTGRILGKVIEIIIDETGKISACEIERNNGESTQISSDQILTFGKEVLIISDKEAVKSPSVKVSVDSEYNVAVQTKKEFPTQSIAETKPEPEVKNETVDESAKKFDDRHRKYLLGKKASRRIETDNGVMIVDQGGEITEEVLQKAKLAGKFVELSMNIQ
- a CDS encoding GTPase domain-containing protein — encoded protein: MREFVIVGKPNCGKTMFALNFAGYLGSKTIDMTFRTYDGLMTCRHFTLEEAKHELCGMTLHKTKSLQTVVLRMSLGKTMVNFKLTDTCGLISQIHPDEAVRRGMAQTIDWIRSCDYVFHIVDITAFSVKPEDNSNNIDIEVYNYGKSRHNYALLANKIDLPSAKANLPRVIATFPNTLVIPISGLKGTGFKEVKACVARNI
- the hflX gene encoding GTPase HflX, with protein sequence MTAINGDTSGIRKNLIENLEGLYNLVIPSNQIISEELIESLTQLTTQIKREIAIYINRRGQVVAVSIGDSQTVSLPEFDARRSNSRLSGIRCIHSHPNGISRLSDADISALKLKRFDLMAAVGVNDGIATEISFGYLTGIRNESAVIDIVGPIAIEQVLEADFVSLIKGLEHQLTNVDRLASTYHVERAILAGLEQPNSAWHIADSLQELAQLAETAGAEVVGTIWQKRDKPDSGLFIGRGKVQEISLLVQTQEANIVILDDEISPAQQRNLEQILGVKVIDRTALILDIFAQRARTHEGKLQVELAQLQYSLPRLSGQGLVLSRLGGGIGTRGPGETKLEVDRRKIRARINDIRREIDNVKKQRELQRKARQASAIPTVALVGYTNAGKSTLLNTLANANVFAEDKLFATLDPTTRKINLPSGFEVLMTDTVGFIQKLPHHLVAAFRATLEEVVQADLLIHVIDASHPQHEEQSNAVFRVLRELNAADKLILTAYNKIDKVDGKVIERLLRVDDSVAISALDGQGVEQLIRLVEEKVKPIVVDMEFLIPYNDSGILSQLYEIANVQIIEYLEDGIHVKAALPSEKQTYFNSYVIGDVLS
- a CDS encoding vanomycin resistance protein VanB, which produces MRMSTNKDIVNIVLFLGIIALFSSISLFATNMAFMVTDKVYNGVMVGDIAVGGLSVKEAEEKIEASFRRRLNDPPIILNFEGNHWKIGTDEIKWKLDTEKLAQQAYNVGRRGNLLQQFQERFLTINGGYKVPLAPLYNKEQLSEIIASIADEIDREPHDAKILLDGLRIIQLPDTSGRKVAIDQLTITLHEKLNVGFPVIVDIPVTEVKPKIQTIDIEEIDSIISMYTTQFNLANENRVLNIALASNSISGTLLRPGEVFSFNDLVGLRIAEFGYREAPVFIEGKIVPDFGGGVCQVSSTLYNAVLLADMKILERSSHFRPPGYVPLGQDATVADNLLDFKFSNVLPHNIYILSQVSKDSLTVYILSRNNPSRPEVIVESVKEKVIEPNTIIKQDPRLDYGKQIIENMGQKGFVVSTYRVKRLSGKEVEREHLFTDKFKPDDRVVRVGTKVSPRQAIK